The region GTGTGGCCGACAGGAGCGTGGGGCGCGGTGACCGCTGTCCTCGTCAGGAACGCGGGCGTGTGATGGAATGCGGGGCGTGAGTGTTCCGCCCCCCGCGTCTCCCTTCGATCCCGCCCTGGCCGAGGCGGGGCGAGTCCCGACCCTGGCCGTGCTGGTGTCCCTGTTCGGCCTGACCGTCCTGCCGTTCCTGGCGGGCCTGATCCAGGGGCAGACCGACGGCGTCCTGCGGGAACTGATCTACGCGGCGGGCACGGCGTTCCTGCTGAGCATGGTGTGGCGCGGCAGCGTGTGGGCGTGGCGCCTGACCCTGAGTTTCGGGATGCTGGCGGGCTTCCTGGTGTTCATCGTGGGTATGCTGGCGGGCAGCGCGTCGTGGCGCGGCTGGATCGTCAGTCTGGCGGGCGTCGGTTACCTGCTGCTGTGCACCGCGCTGGTGGGGACGCCCAGCATCCGCGCGTTTCTCGATTCCCGCTGGGCGCAGCGGTCCGGGCGGCGGGCGTGAGCGGCGAGCGGCGCTTCACGGTGCAGGGCACGAACAACTCGTTCACCTGCGCGAACTGCGGGTCCGAGGTGCACCCCCTTCAGAACGGGTCGGTGCGCAACCACTGCCCGGCGTGCCTGCACAGCCTGCACGTGGACGTCATGCCCGGCGACCGCGCCTGCGACTGCCACGGCGTGATGGAACCCGTGGACGTGGACCAGAGTGGGAAGAAGGGCTGGGTGATCGTGCACCGCTGCCGCAAATGCGGATTCACGGGCCGCAACCGCGCCGCGCTGGACGACCCAGGGCAGCCGGACAGCTGGGACGCCCTGATCGCGATCAGCAGCCGCAGGCGCGACTGATCAGGCTGGGGGGCGGGGTATCCTGCGCGTCATGGCACTCTGGCTTGTGTTCGGTTTCATCCTCCTCAGCGCGACCCTGATCCTGGCGATGACGTTCGGCCCGCTGCGCGCGGCGGCGAACGTGCGGGTCATCCGGATGATCGCGTACGTGCAGTACGCGGCGGCGCTGCTGCTGCTGGGCGCGCGCCTGACCGGGAAGGCATGACGGTCCACACGCTCGACCTGAACTTCCAGGGCGTGGGGGGCGTGATCGCGTCCAGCGTGTTCGACACCGGGGACGGGCTGGCGGTCGTGGATACCGGGCCGGGCAGCACCCTGGGCGCGCTGGAGGCCGGACTGGCCGGGCTGGGCGCGGCGCTGGCGGACGTGCGGCACGTGCTGCTGACGCACATTCACTTCGATCATGCGGGCGCGGCGGGCACGGTGCTGGACCGGGTGCCGCAGGCCCGCGCGTACGTGCACGAGCGGGGCGCGGCGCACCTGTCGCGCCCGGAGCGGCTGCTGGCGAGCGCCACGCAGATCTACGGGGAGCACATGGACACCCTGTGGGGCACCATGCAGCCCATCGATCCCGCGCGCCTGACTGTCCTGAGCGGCGGCGAGACGCTGACGCTGGGCGACCTCCCGGTGCGGGTGTTTTACACGCCAGGGCACGCCGTGCACCACGTGTCGTACCACGCCGGGGACCACCTTTTCCTGGGGGACGTGGGCGGCATCCGGCTGGACGTTGCCCAGACACCCCGCGCGCCCACACCGCCGCCGGACATCAATCTGGAGGCGTGGCGCGACAGCCTCTCCGTGCTGGAGACGCTGGACGCCCGGACGCTGCACCTCGCGCACTTCGGGGCGTACCCGAACACGCCCGCCCACTGGGCCGGGCTGCGCGCCACCATGACGGCCGACGCCGAGCGCGTCCGCGCGGGCCTGAGTGCCGGACTGGATCCGCAGGCCATCACGACCGCCTTCACCGAGGACCTGATGCACGAACTCAAGATGGAAGACCCGACCCTGCCCGCCCGTTACGACTTCGCGTGCCCGCCGTGGATGAGCGTGCAGGGCCTGCTGCGCTACTGGGCGCGGCAGGCCGCGCGGGGGCAGGGCTGATGCGCGTCCTGGTGATCGGCGGCGGCGGACGCGAGCACGCGATCGTGCACGCCTGCGTCCGCGCGGGGCACGAGGTGCTGTGCACGCCGGGCAACCCCGGCATCGCGCACATGGCCCGCGTGATCGGCAGCGCGCAGGACGCCGCAAGCCTCGCGCAGCTGGCCCGCGCCGAGGCGGCCGACGTGGTGATCGTGGGGCCCGAGGCGTACCTCGCGGCGGGCGTCGTGGACGAGTGCGAGGCGCTGGGCATCCCCGCGTTCGGCCCGTCCCGCGCCGCGAGCCGCCTGGAGGGCGACAAGGCCTGGAGCAAGGCGTTCATGCACCGCCACGGCATCCCGACCGCCGCGCACCACACCTTCAGCGACCTGGGCGCGGCCGGGGCGCACGTGGCGACCCTGACGCCGCCCATCGTGGTGAAGGACGCGGGCCTGAAGGCCGGGAAGGGCGTCACCATCGCCCATACCGCCGAGGAGGCGCACGCGGCGCTGCGGGACATCTTCACGCAGCCGGGCGCGCAGGCGGTCATCGAGGACTTCATGACCGGGCAGGAGGTCACGGTGCTCGCCCTCACCGACGGCAGCGCGTACGCCCTGACGCCCCCCAGCCAGGACCACAAGACCATCCACGAGGGCGACACCGGCCCCATGACCGGCGGGATGGGCGTCATCTGCCCCTTCCCCATCAGCCCCGAGCAGCTGGAGGTGGTGCGGCGCGACATCATCGAACCCACCCTGGCGGGCATGCGCGCCGATGGACACCCGTTCCGGGGCGTGCTGTACGCCGGGCTGATGCTCACGCCGAACGGGCCGAAGGTCGTGGAGTTCAACGCCCGCTTCGGCGACCCAGAAGCGGAAGCCGTGTTGCCCCTGCTGGAGAGTGACCTCGCGGGGCACGCCCTGGACGCCGCGCGCGGCCAGTTCCGGCCGGAGGACGTGCACTTCCGCGACGCCGCGAGCGCCACCATCATCCTCGCCGCGCCCGGCTACCCCGGCGAGCCGCAGAAAGGCATTCCCCTCACCCTCCCCGAACCCGGCCCGGACGAGGTCATCTACCACGCGGGCACCACGACCAGCGCCGCCGGACTGATCAGCAGCGGGGGCCGCGTGCTGGCCGTCACGGCCGTTGCGGACACCCTGAACGGCGCGCTGGGCCGCGCGTACGCCCTCGCGGACCGCGTGGACTTCCCCGGCGCGCAACTGCGACGCGACATCGGCGCCCGCATCGGCGCGGCCCCTGACCCCACGCCCGTTTGACCAGCCCGCGCGCACGCGCTACCATTCCCCACGCACCGGCCGGTGTGGCGGAATGGTAGACGCACTCGACTCAAAATCGAGCGGGAAACCGTAGGGGTTCGAGTCCCCTCACCGGCACCAATTAGGCAGATGCCCTCGCCCCGGCGGGGGTTTCTGCTTGGGCATCCCGGCTGAACGAAGGCGCCCCCCGTCCTGAGCGGGGGGCGCTTTGCCGTGGGTCATACGGGTTCCGTCTGTTTCGTTAACAGATCGGAACGCCACCGATCTGTCAACTCCACGTCCGGAACCCGTTTTTCTCCTACTCGCGTCCGCTCGGATTGAACGGCTTTGCAAGCCATTCAATCGGAGTCCGTATCAGGCGAGGGCGGCGGGTGGTTCCGCCGGGGGTTCGGCGCGGCTGCCGACTTTCTGCCAGAAGTACACGGCGGCGATCAGGGCCAGCGCGCCGAGGTTCCAGAGGACATGGGTGGGGATGATCAGGATCAGTGCGGCGGCCAGCAGCAGCAGGGCCTGCAGGGGGTTGGTGCGGCGGTGCAGGAAGCGCAGCGTGGCGGCGCTGAACGCGACGAGGCCGATGAACGCGAAGAGGATCATGGGGATCGCCTCGGTCCAGGTGACGCCGCCCAGGCGGCCGTTCGCGATGAGCAGCAGCTGCGGGTTGAAGAACATCATGTAGGCCAGCAGCGCGGTGCGCAGTTCGTACTGGAAGGCCTGCACGCCGGTCGCGACGGGGTTCCCGCCGCTGATGGCGGCCGCGGCGAACGCGGCGAGCGCGACGGGTGGGGTGCTGTCGGCCATGATCCCGAAGTAGAAGACGAACATGTGCACCGGGAGCATCTGCGCGGGGTTGCTGGGGTCGAGCCCGGCGATCTTGGCGATGATCGGGACGATCAGGGCGCTCATCAGGATGTAGTTGGCGGTGGTGGGCAGGCCCATGCCGAGGATCAGCGCGATGAGCTGCGCCATGACGAGCACGACCACGATGGACGCGAAGGTGGCGACCTGCGGCCCGGCGAAGGCCATGAGGTTCTTGACGCCGTCGCTGGCGAGCTGCACGATGTCGGCCAGGCCGAAGCCCAGGCCGGTGATGGTCACGATGCCGACGATGATCCCGGCGGCGGCGGTGGCGATGGCGATGCCGATCATGGAGCGGGCGCCGCCCTCGAACGCCTCGATGATCTTCTTCCCGCCGTCGAGGAGGCCCCGCGCGGGGCCGCGTCCGTCACGCTGCGCGAGGACGGCTTCCTGCACGAACATCATGATCAGCATGACGAAGATGGTGTTCAGCGCGACGCGTTCCGGGGTGGCGTCGGGGTTGATGGTCAGCGTGCCGATCAGGTACCCGAGGGGCAGCATGTAGTACCAGCCGCTCAGGAGGGTCTGCCGCACCGGGGGCAGTTCGTTTCTGGGCAGGCCCCTCAGGCCGAGCTTGAGGGCCTCGATGTGCGCCACGACGAGCAGCGCGCCGTAGCAGAGGAACGCGGGGATGGCGGCGGCGAGGATCAGGCTGCGGTACTCGATGTTCAGATTCTGCGCCATGATGAACGCGGCGGCGCCCATGACGGGCGGCATGAGCTGGCCGTTGCTGGAACTGGCGACCTCGATCGCGCCGGCCTTCTCGCGGCTGTACCCGGTGCGGATCATGGTGCCGATGGTGATGTTCCCGCCGGTGACGACGTTGCTGACGGCCGAGCCGGAGATCACGCCGTTCAGGGCGCTGGACAGGATGCTGGCCTTGGCCGCGCCGCCCCGGAAGCCGCCCAGGACGCCCTGCGCGACGCGCATGAACCATTCGCCCGCGCCGAGCTTGTCGAAGATCGCGCCGAACAGCACGAACAGGAACACGATCTGTGCCGAAACGAAGATGGCGGTGCCGAAGATGCCTTCGGTATTCGCGAACAGCTGACCCACGACCTGGGGCCAGGTCTGCCCGGCGTGCAGCTGAAGCTGCGGCCCGAGGTCGCCGCGGATCAGGCCCTTGGGGCCGGTCAGGGCGTACAGCATGAACACGCCCGCCACGATGGGCATGGCGACGCCGATGGTGCGCCACGCGGCGAGCAGCAGCAGGACGATCATGCCGCTGCCCACCCACACGTCGGTGTTCGTCAGCAGGCCGCCCTGTTCGTTGGCGATGTGCGGGTACTGCGCGATGAGGTACGCGGCGGTGCCGGTCGCGCCGATGCCCAGGATCCAGTCGTACCAGGGCACGCGGGTCTGCGGCTGCCCGGGGGTCTTGCGGTGGGGGAACACGAGGTACGCGAGGAAGAACGCGAAGCCCAGGTGCGTGGCGCGCAGGGTGAGGGTGTCGATGTTGCCGACCTGCGCGGCGTACATCTGGTACAGGCACCACGCGACGGCGACCAGCGTGACGAGGCCGCGCTGCCAGCCGCCGAGTTTGCGTCCGCCGGTCTCGGCGGCCTCGACCATCTCGATGGCGCGGCGTTCGCCGTCGGTCATCTCCTGGCCGGGTGGGGTGAGGGTGGGGTCGCTGCTGATGGGACGGGTGGGGTCGCTCATGGGTTCCTTCTCCGGACTCCGGTGGAACGGTTCTGAAGAACCGTTCCATCCGAGCGGATGCGAGTAGGAGCGGAGCGGAGTCCGGGCGTGGAGTTGGCGACCCGGTGTCGTTCCGGGTGGCCGACGGAACAGACGGAGTCCGCGTCATGGGGTGAATGGGGTTGGGGGCCAGCTCGAGTGTGTCCCCGGCTGGCCCCCAGGTGCGGGCCGTTACTTGACGTTCAGGCCTTTTTCCCTGAAGAACTTGACGGCCCCGGCGTGCAGCGGCGCGGGGATGCCCTTGACGGCCTTGGCGTAGCTGAAGTTGTTCGCGAGGCTGGGGTGGATGGCCTTCAGCGCGCCCTCGTCGTCGAAGATGGCCTTCATGGCCTTGTACACGGCGTCGTCGCTGACGGCGGTGCTGGTGACCAGGGTGGCCTGCACGGCGACGCTGGGGACGGTGGCGCCCACGCCCTTGTAGCTCTTGGCGGGGATGTTGTAGCGGACGTAGAAGGGGTACTTCTTGATCAGGCTGCTGGCCTGGTTGCCGCTGACGGGGACCATGGTGACGTCCACGGTCTGCGCGATCTGGCTGATGGCGCTGGCGCCCACGCCTGCCGTGAACATGAGCGCGTCGGCACGCTTGTCCTGCATCAGGCTGGTGCCCTGCGCGAGGGACACACGAAGGGGCTGCCCCAGGTCGTCGAAGCCCAGGCCGTAGGATTCGAGTACCTGCTTGGCGGTCAGTTCGGTGCCGGAGCCCAGGTCGCCGATCACGACGCGTTTGCCCTTGAGGTCGGCGATCGAGCGGATGCCGCTGTCCTTGCGGGCCACGACGTGCAGGACTTCGGGGTACAGGACGGCCATGGTGCGCAGCTTGG is a window of Deinococcus grandis DNA encoding:
- a CDS encoding RNHCP domain-containing protein; amino-acid sequence: MSGERRFTVQGTNNSFTCANCGSEVHPLQNGSVRNHCPACLHSLHVDVMPGDRACDCHGVMEPVDVDQSGKKGWVIVHRCRKCGFTGRNRAALDDPGQPDSWDALIAISSRRRD
- a CDS encoding MBL fold metallo-hydrolase; the encoded protein is MTVHTLDLNFQGVGGVIASSVFDTGDGLAVVDTGPGSTLGALEAGLAGLGAALADVRHVLLTHIHFDHAGAAGTVLDRVPQARAYVHERGAAHLSRPERLLASATQIYGEHMDTLWGTMQPIDPARLTVLSGGETLTLGDLPVRVFYTPGHAVHHVSYHAGDHLFLGDVGGIRLDVAQTPRAPTPPPDINLEAWRDSLSVLETLDARTLHLAHFGAYPNTPAHWAGLRATMTADAERVRAGLSAGLDPQAITTAFTEDLMHELKMEDPTLPARYDFACPPWMSVQGLLRYWARQAARGQG
- the purD gene encoding phosphoribosylamine--glycine ligase, producing the protein MRVLVIGGGGREHAIVHACVRAGHEVLCTPGNPGIAHMARVIGSAQDAASLAQLARAEAADVVIVGPEAYLAAGVVDECEALGIPAFGPSRAASRLEGDKAWSKAFMHRHGIPTAAHHTFSDLGAAGAHVATLTPPIVVKDAGLKAGKGVTIAHTAEEAHAALRDIFTQPGAQAVIEDFMTGQEVTVLALTDGSAYALTPPSQDHKTIHEGDTGPMTGGMGVICPFPISPEQLEVVRRDIIEPTLAGMRADGHPFRGVLYAGLMLTPNGPKVVEFNARFGDPEAEAVLPLLESDLAGHALDAARGQFRPEDVHFRDAASATIILAAPGYPGEPQKGIPLTLPEPGPDEVIYHAGTTTSAAGLISSGGRVLAVTAVADTLNGALGRAYALADRVDFPGAQLRRDIGARIGAAPDPTPV
- a CDS encoding TRAP transporter permease, whose translation is MSDPTRPISSDPTLTPPGQEMTDGERRAIEMVEAAETGGRKLGGWQRGLVTLVAVAWCLYQMYAAQVGNIDTLTLRATHLGFAFFLAYLVFPHRKTPGQPQTRVPWYDWILGIGATGTAAYLIAQYPHIANEQGGLLTNTDVWVGSGMIVLLLLAAWRTIGVAMPIVAGVFMLYALTGPKGLIRGDLGPQLQLHAGQTWPQVVGQLFANTEGIFGTAIFVSAQIVFLFVLFGAIFDKLGAGEWFMRVAQGVLGGFRGGAAKASILSSALNGVISGSAVSNVVTGGNITIGTMIRTGYSREKAGAIEVASSSNGQLMPPVMGAAAFIMAQNLNIEYRSLILAAAIPAFLCYGALLVVAHIEALKLGLRGLPRNELPPVRQTLLSGWYYMLPLGYLIGTLTINPDATPERVALNTIFVMLIMMFVQEAVLAQRDGRGPARGLLDGGKKIIEAFEGGARSMIGIAIATAAAGIIVGIVTITGLGFGLADIVQLASDGVKNLMAFAGPQVATFASIVVVLVMAQLIALILGMGLPTTANYILMSALIVPIIAKIAGLDPSNPAQMLPVHMFVFYFGIMADSTPPVALAAFAAAAISGGNPVATGVQAFQYELRTALLAYMMFFNPQLLLIANGRLGGVTWTEAIPMILFAFIGLVAFSAATLRFLHRRTNPLQALLLLAAALILIIPTHVLWNLGALALIAAVYFWQKVGSRAEPPAEPPAALA
- a CDS encoding TAXI family TRAP transporter solute-binding subunit; this translates as MKKTTKQLGALLVLGTAAIALAQGTTFLTIGSGSTTGVYFPVATGMAKMVNDAGAGVRANARSTGGSVFNVNAIATGELDAALAQNDVAYYAYKGTGLQAFQGKANTKLRTMAVLYPEVLHVVARKDSGIRSIADLKGKRVVIGDLGSGTELTAKQVLESYGLGFDDLGQPLRVSLAQGTSLMQDKRADALMFTAGVGASAISQIAQTVDVTMVPVSGNQASSLIKKYPFYVRYNIPAKSYKGVGATVPSVAVQATLVTSTAVSDDAVYKAMKAIFDDEGALKAIHPSLANNFSYAKAVKGIPAPLHAGAVKFFREKGLNVK